One window of Gloeothece citriformis PCC 7424 genomic DNA carries:
- a CDS encoding carbohydrate ABC transporter permease, whose protein sequence is MNKTLEQRERMTGWLMIIPALIILGLVFIYPIARAFWLSLFTENLGTQLQPIFSGFTNYGRMLGDGRFWQSFRNTTVFTLASVILELLLGLAIALVLNQSFRGRNLVRTIAIIPWALPTAIMGLAWAWIFNDQYGVVNDILQRTGLIDQGMTWLGDPTLAMMALIIADVWKTTPFISIILLAGLQSIPSDLYEAHAIDGANTWQSFYQITLPLIMPQILIAMVFRFAQAFGIFDLVQVMTGGGPAGATETVSIYIYSTVMRYLDFGYGAALVVVTFALLVLGVALTAWLFRKISTN, encoded by the coding sequence ATGAATAAAACCTTGGAGCAAAGAGAAAGAATGACAGGCTGGTTAATGATTATTCCAGCTTTAATTATCTTAGGCTTAGTTTTCATTTATCCTATAGCCAGAGCATTTTGGTTAAGTTTATTTACCGAAAATCTGGGAACTCAATTACAACCGATTTTCTCAGGATTTACCAATTATGGACGAATGTTAGGAGATGGGCGCTTTTGGCAATCTTTCCGAAATACAACGGTTTTTACTCTCGCTAGTGTTATTCTAGAACTTCTGTTAGGATTAGCGATCGCTTTAGTCTTAAATCAATCCTTTCGAGGCAGAAATTTAGTGCGAACCATTGCGATTATTCCTTGGGCATTACCGACTGCTATTATGGGATTAGCTTGGGCGTGGATTTTTAACGATCAATATGGTGTGGTTAACGATATTTTACAAAGAACAGGATTAATTGACCAAGGAATGACTTGGCTAGGAGATCCCACCTTGGCGATGATGGCTTTAATTATTGCTGATGTTTGGAAAACTACCCCCTTTATTAGTATTATTCTTTTAGCCGGTTTACAATCTATTCCCTCGGATTTATATGAAGCTCATGCCATTGATGGGGCTAATACTTGGCAAAGTTTCTATCAAATTACTCTGCCCTTAATTATGCCTCAAATTTTAATAGCGATGGTCTTTCGTTTTGCTCAGGCATTTGGCATTTTTGACCTAGTTCAAGTGATGACCGGTGGGGGGCCAGCCGGAGCAACCGAAACCGTTTCTATTTATATTTATTCTACTGTTATGCGTTATCTCGATTTTGGTTATGGGGCGGCTTTAGTGGTAGTAACCTTTGCCTTATTGGTTTTAGGCGTAGCACTAACAGCTTGGTTATTCCGAAAAATTAGTACAAATTGA
- a CDS encoding carbohydrate ABC transporter permease — protein MSISIKETKQTKPKLKYSYKKIILRVSIVLVVTFFLLPILWQILTSLKVNEDISAIPTIYFPSRLTLDHYLELFSRRPFALYILNSALVSLISTVLCLAIGSPAAYGLARLKLPGESIILAGILVITLFPYVLLFLGLLEVIKFFNLGNNYLALIIPYTAINLPLTILVMRSFFQQLPRDLEDAAKIDGYNTLGMLINILLPLTAPALVTTGILTFIFAWNEYIFALTFITQESLKTIPVATAQLGGATVFEIPYGPIAAATVLGTFPLVLLVLFFQRRIVQGLTAGAVKG, from the coding sequence ATGTCTATTTCCATCAAAGAAACTAAACAGACTAAACCTAAATTAAAATATAGCTATAAAAAAATCATTTTAAGGGTAAGTATAGTCTTAGTTGTTACTTTTTTTCTCCTGCCAATTCTTTGGCAGATTTTAACCTCACTTAAAGTCAATGAAGATATATCCGCTATTCCAACTATTTATTTTCCCTCTCGGCTAACGTTAGACCATTATTTAGAATTATTTAGCCGTCGTCCTTTTGCTCTTTATATTTTGAATAGTGCTTTAGTTTCCCTCATTTCAACGGTTTTATGTTTAGCAATTGGTTCGCCGGCGGCTTACGGGTTAGCTAGACTAAAACTTCCGGGAGAAAGTATTATTTTAGCGGGAATTTTAGTCATTACTTTATTTCCTTATGTTTTACTGTTTCTGGGACTGTTAGAAGTGATCAAATTTTTTAATTTAGGCAATAATTATTTAGCCTTAATTATTCCTTATACGGCGATTAATTTACCTCTCACTATTTTAGTGATGCGGAGTTTCTTTCAACAATTGCCCAGAGACCTAGAAGATGCCGCCAAAATAGATGGTTATAATACTTTGGGTATGCTGATCAATATTCTACTTCCTCTGACAGCCCCCGCTTTAGTAACGACGGGAATTTTAACCTTTATTTTTGCTTGGAATGAATATATTTTTGCTTTAACATTTATTACTCAAGAAAGCCTGAAAACTATTCCTGTAGCAACTGCTCAATTAGGAGGGGCAACAGTATTTGAAATTCCTTATGGGCCAATTGCAGCCGCAACGGTTTTAGGTACATTTCCCTTAGTCTTACTGGTTCTATTTTTCCAAAGACGAATTGTTCAAGGATTGACGGCAGGTGCAGTTAAAGGATAA
- a CDS encoding dienelactone hydrolase family protein, with protein MIRKFLALLLASLLGVILYTGMSSQTSAKTPFVQDNISKLWESHQSDRPIASPLVSQQPSVSVTEQTVVYGTLHKKPITGYLARPSQPQENLPGLIVIHEWWGLNDNIKMMTRRLAGEGYTALAVDFYGGEVADNPTMASQLVSEAQKNPQLLQNNIRQAYQYLETNQNAPKIGSIGWCFGGTWSLNTALLFPEQLDAAVIYYGGGIETNPNLLKTLQMPILGIFGELDQNPPVAKVREFEKTLQSLDKSVEIYIYENANHAFANPSGTRYNAEAAEDAWKKTTAFLEKHLK; from the coding sequence ATGATTCGTAAATTTTTAGCCCTTTTACTCGCCAGTTTATTAGGCGTTATTCTTTACACGGGTATGAGTTCTCAAACGAGTGCTAAAACCCCTTTTGTACAAGATAATATCTCAAAACTCTGGGAATCTCATCAAAGTGATCGTCCTATTGCTTCTCCTTTAGTGAGTCAACAACCGAGCGTCTCCGTTACAGAACAAACGGTTGTCTATGGAACACTTCATAAAAAACCCATTACCGGTTATCTAGCTCGTCCCTCTCAACCTCAAGAAAATTTACCCGGATTAATCGTTATTCATGAATGGTGGGGACTGAATGATAATATTAAAATGATGACTCGACGACTCGCCGGAGAAGGGTACACAGCTTTAGCGGTGGATTTTTACGGAGGAGAAGTGGCCGATAATCCGACAATGGCCTCCCAATTAGTCAGCGAAGCTCAAAAAAATCCTCAATTATTACAAAATAATATTCGTCAAGCTTATCAATATTTAGAAACAAATCAAAATGCCCCCAAAATAGGGAGTATTGGCTGGTGTTTTGGCGGAACTTGGTCACTCAATACCGCCTTATTATTTCCTGAACAACTCGATGCGGCAGTCATTTATTATGGTGGAGGAATAGAGACTAATCCCAATTTGCTGAAAACTCTACAGATGCCTATTTTAGGAATTTTTGGAGAGTTGGATCAAAATCCTCCTGTAGCTAAAGTTAGAGAATTTGAAAAAACCCTTCAATCCCTCGATAAATCCGTTGAAATTTATATTTATGAAAATGCTAATCATGCTTTTGCTAATCCTTCCGGAACTCGTTATAATGCGGAAGCAGCCGAGGATGCTTGGAAAAAAACCACAGCCTTTTTAGAAAAACACTTAAAATAA
- a CDS encoding shikimate kinase: MSNLLKGLSIFLVGLPGTGKTTVGQGLAEQLDYRFFDSDVVIKKVTGQTIKEIFATQGEDFFRELESQVLRELCAYTRSVIATGGGIILKQINWSYLRHGLIIWLDAPVDLLIQRLADDSNRDDPNRPLLQVDDLDELRQKLEFLLSQRQSLYAEADLRIAITSEQTPDDIVSQIVTQIPTVLN; this comes from the coding sequence ATGTCAAATTTACTTAAAGGACTGAGTATTTTTCTGGTCGGTTTGCCGGGAACAGGTAAAACTACAGTAGGACAAGGGTTAGCGGAACAATTAGACTATCGTTTTTTTGATAGTGATGTTGTGATTAAAAAAGTGACGGGTCAAACTATTAAGGAAATTTTCGCTACACAAGGAGAAGACTTTTTCCGAGAGTTAGAGTCTCAAGTTTTACGAGAACTGTGTGCTTATACGAGAAGCGTTATTGCTACGGGTGGAGGAATAATTTTAAAACAAATCAACTGGAGTTATCTACGTCATGGGTTAATTATTTGGTTAGATGCTCCCGTAGATTTACTGATACAACGGTTAGCTGATGATAGCAATAGAGATGATCCCAATAGACCTTTACTTCAAGTAGATGATCTTGATGAGCTTAGACAGAAGCTAGAATTTTTATTAAGTCAGAGACAATCCTTATATGCAGAGGCAGATTTAAGAATTGCTATCACATCTGAGCAAACCCCTGATGATATTGTCTCACAAATCGTCACCCAAATTCCTACTGTTTTAAATTGA
- a CDS encoding DUF2254 domain-containing protein, with protein sequence MKPPLKLGKIWESLHTSYWFIPTLMAISAVVLAFGMITVDHRLGEGLIKKLSWIYTGGPDGARAVLSTIAGSMIAVSGTVFSITVVALTLASSQFGPRLLRNFMQDTGNQIVLGTFIATFIYCLLILRTVRGDDYQIFIPQISVTVALILALLSIGVLIYFIHHAAESIQADVVIADVSNDLNDGIARLFPEKLGRKITHQIEDHFSDLPVNFEEKTCLICSRQSGYIQLIDEDKLLKIAKSHDLIIQILHRPGYFIIKGKELVRVYPDYSVNKSLKKKINQVFLVGRQRSQQQDVEFSVNQLVEIASRALSPGINDPFTAIRCIDRLCEGLCNFVEREIPSPYRYDEDKKLRVIANPVTFKSMINLAFNPIRQYVSSSVAVRIRLLEALAEIASHTHNQEDREILMTQAKMIHQDGLEDLSAEQDHQEIHEHYLTVLKTLN encoded by the coding sequence ATGAAACCACCGCTCAAACTTGGAAAAATCTGGGAATCCCTCCATACTAGCTATTGGTTTATCCCAACCCTAATGGCCATTAGTGCAGTAGTGCTTGCCTTTGGGATGATCACTGTCGATCATAGACTTGGAGAAGGATTGATTAAAAAGTTAAGTTGGATTTATACTGGGGGGCCGGATGGGGCGAGGGCTGTATTATCCACGATCGCCGGTTCGATGATTGCGGTTAGCGGAACGGTTTTTTCTATCACCGTTGTCGCGCTCACTTTAGCCTCTTCCCAATTCGGGCCTAGACTGTTGCGGAATTTTATGCAAGATACGGGCAATCAAATCGTTTTAGGGACATTTATCGCCACGTTTATCTATTGTTTGCTAATATTGCGGACTGTTCGCGGAGATGATTATCAAATATTTATTCCTCAAATATCAGTCACCGTTGCTCTTATTTTAGCTCTATTGAGTATCGGGGTATTAATTTATTTTATCCATCATGCGGCTGAATCGATTCAAGCAGATGTTGTTATTGCTGATGTGAGTAACGATCTTAATGATGGCATAGCTCGCCTCTTCCCTGAAAAATTAGGCCGAAAAATTACTCATCAAATTGAAGATCATTTTTCCGATTTACCAGTAAATTTTGAGGAAAAAACTTGTCTAATTTGCTCCCGTCAGAGTGGGTATATTCAACTCATTGATGAAGATAAATTATTAAAAATAGCTAAGTCTCACGATCTAATCATCCAAATTCTTCATCGTCCTGGATATTTTATTATTAAAGGTAAAGAATTAGTCAGAGTTTACCCAGATTATTCTGTTAATAAATCTTTGAAAAAAAAGATTAATCAAGTCTTTCTGGTCGGACGACAACGAAGCCAACAGCAAGACGTAGAATTTTCCGTTAATCAGTTGGTAGAAATTGCGTCGAGGGCACTTTCTCCAGGGATTAATGATCCGTTTACTGCCATTCGTTGTATTGATCGACTGTGTGAAGGATTATGTAACTTTGTAGAAAGAGAAATTCCTTCTCCCTATCGTTATGACGAGGATAAAAAATTACGGGTGATTGCCAATCCCGTTACTTTTAAAAGTATGATCAATTTAGCTTTTAATCCGATTCGGCAATATGTAAGCTCTAGTGTTGCCGTGAGAATTCGTCTGTTAGAAGCCTTGGCAGAAATTGCCTCCCACACTCATAATCAAGAGGATCGGGAAATATTGATGACTCAGGCAAAAATGATTCATCAAGATGGGTTAGAAGACCTTTCAGCCGAACAAGATCATCAGGAGATTCACGAGCATTATTTAACCGTTTTAAAAACATTAAATTAA
- a CDS encoding glycoside hydrolase family 31 protein, producing the protein MDLYKQAVLRFRYVRLKRFLGSLFYSWQRDRLERKYRPKNPPETPQKPEKCLQAESTERGGYFKFEGAELEIRFLTPDFVQIDWKPGKIPIAYGIACKDWPTVETTFEQGENQWSVSSNTLQILVSQEGSLTFKTLDGQLIREEYPPQRKGEEWLHQAKLQPCEHIYGLGERAAPLNLRTAPKSEKEARSYRMWNYDMGGKYGPGADPLYLCIPVYLGLHSGGSYLIFYENTYSGNFSFKEEARAQFDGGALRYYLAIGSIKQVVERYTQLTGCPVLPPRWAFGYHQSRWGFETEEVVRQVAQGFITHNLPLSAIHLDIDCLDDFRAFTIDPDRFPKIREFTQELKDKGVRLIIIINPGVKPHRDNKLFEEGITQEIFCKTQDNKLIFAPVWPGMCAFPDFTDPLARHWWSRQYEYLLDLGFAGFWHDMNEPGVFTLWGDSTLPPHATQHAMEGRGGNHLEAHNIYGLLQARAGYEALRDYQVNHRPFIVSRAGWAGLQRYAWTWTGDIDSTWEALGQTIPTVLNMGLSGIPYSGPDIGGFKGDPSPELYLRWFQLACFLPFCRTHSANNVKPRTPWSYGEPILSIARDFLQLRYRLIPYFYTLAWEATQTGDPIVRPLFWLDVDDQRLWDVEDAFLVGNALMVCPVVKEGMRSRSVVLPKGRWYHFWDDRVIENCPEVELDAPLTGIPLLVRAGNILPMETDQELTLHIYPPVEGTCENYLYSDEGDGYGDWRIDRFCLKRDQGELELTRLEQGEFNFPYSKIELCLHGMKLQQVWIDGEEIKNFSEKQLICSPFQKIRLVGDLL; encoded by the coding sequence ATGGATCTTTATAAACAAGCTGTCTTAAGATTCCGCTATGTTAGACTTAAGCGCTTTTTAGGTTCGCTTTTCTATAGTTGGCAACGCGATCGCTTAGAACGCAAATATCGCCCGAAAAACCCCCCAGAAACTCCCCAAAAACCGGAAAAATGTCTTCAAGCAGAATCAACAGAAAGAGGAGGATATTTTAAATTTGAGGGAGCAGAACTAGAAATCAGATTTTTAACCCCTGATTTCGTGCAAATCGATTGGAAACCGGGTAAAATTCCCATTGCTTATGGAATTGCTTGTAAAGATTGGCCAACCGTAGAGACAACTTTTGAGCAAGGGGAAAATCAGTGGAGCGTTTCTAGTAACACCTTACAAATCTTAGTCAGTCAAGAGGGTAGCTTAACGTTTAAGACTCTTGACGGGCAGTTAATACGGGAAGAATATCCCCCTCAACGTAAGGGGGAAGAGTGGTTACATCAGGCAAAATTACAGCCCTGTGAACATATTTATGGGTTAGGAGAAAGAGCCGCTCCCCTTAACCTTCGCACTGCTCCTAAAAGTGAGAAAGAAGCAAGATCTTATCGAATGTGGAACTATGACATGGGGGGCAAATATGGGCCAGGAGCAGATCCTCTTTATCTTTGTATTCCCGTGTATCTAGGGCTACATTCTGGGGGAAGTTACCTAATTTTTTATGAAAATACTTACTCTGGTAATTTTAGCTTTAAAGAGGAAGCTAGAGCGCAGTTTGACGGGGGCGCATTACGGTATTATCTGGCGATCGGTTCTATAAAACAAGTGGTAGAACGATATACTCAATTAACCGGTTGTCCTGTGTTGCCTCCTCGGTGGGCTTTCGGCTATCATCAATCTCGATGGGGATTTGAAACCGAAGAGGTTGTGCGACAAGTTGCCCAAGGGTTTATTACCCATAACCTCCCTTTAAGTGCAATACACCTCGATATTGACTGTCTAGATGACTTTCGAGCCTTTACTATCGATCCGGATCGCTTTCCTAAAATTAGAGAGTTTACCCAAGAGCTTAAAGATAAAGGCGTTCGGCTAATTATCATTATTAACCCCGGAGTCAAACCCCATCGGGATAATAAACTCTTTGAAGAAGGGATTACTCAAGAGATTTTCTGTAAAACTCAAGACAATAAGTTAATTTTTGCCCCCGTATGGCCGGGAATGTGTGCTTTTCCCGATTTTACTGACCCCTTAGCCCGTCATTGGTGGAGTCGGCAATATGAATATTTACTCGATTTAGGTTTTGCTGGCTTTTGGCATGATATGAATGAACCCGGCGTTTTTACCCTTTGGGGCGATTCTACCCTACCTCCCCACGCCACTCAACACGCGATGGAAGGTCGAGGCGGAAATCATCTAGAAGCGCATAATATCTATGGTTTACTACAGGCTAGGGCAGGATATGAAGCCTTACGAGATTATCAGGTTAATCACCGTCCTTTTATTGTCTCACGAGCAGGTTGGGCAGGATTACAACGGTATGCTTGGACTTGGACAGGGGATATCGATTCAACTTGGGAAGCATTAGGGCAAACTATCCCCACAGTTTTAAATATGGGACTTTCAGGCATTCCCTATAGTGGGCCAGATATCGGCGGTTTTAAGGGAGATCCTTCTCCAGAACTTTATCTACGCTGGTTTCAATTGGCCTGCTTTTTACCCTTTTGTCGGACTCATTCAGCTAATAATGTTAAACCTCGCACTCCTTGGAGTTACGGAGAACCTATACTAAGCATCGCCAGAGACTTTTTACAACTGCGTTACCGTCTCATTCCTTATTTTTATACCCTCGCTTGGGAAGCTACCCAAACCGGTGATCCGATAGTTCGGCCTTTGTTTTGGTTGGATGTAGATGATCAACGACTCTGGGATGTAGAGGATGCTTTTTTAGTGGGGAATGCTCTCATGGTTTGTCCCGTTGTTAAAGAAGGAATGCGATCGCGTTCTGTGGTGCTTCCTAAAGGGCGCTGGTATCATTTTTGGGATGATCGAGTCATAGAAAATTGCCCAGAGGTTGAATTAGATGCTCCCCTGACGGGAATTCCTCTGTTAGTCCGGGCGGGTAATATTCTTCCGATGGAAACAGATCAAGAACTTACTTTACATATTTATCCCCCAGTTGAGGGAACTTGTGAAAATTATCTCTATAGCGATGAAGGAGACGGTTATGGAGATTGGCGTATCGATCGATTTTGCTTAAAACGAGATCAGGGAGAATTAGAATTAACCCGTTTAGAACAAGGAGAATTTAACTTTCCCTACTCAAAAATTGAATTATGTTTGCATGGGATGAAACTGCAACAAGTCTGGATAGATGGAGAGGAAATTAAGAACTTTAGCGAAAAACAGCTAATCTGTTCTCCTTTTCAAAAAATTCGCCTAGTCGGAGATCTACTCTAA
- a CDS encoding PEP-CTERM sorting domain-containing protein, giving the protein MNYRNLSLLLATSFAFLFPTSAQALDFVNTLTIPGDTTDLFPLNGGSGGANVNRLGMFSDLYYDRHQNVYYGLSDRGPGGGVIPYETRVQKFTLDVDSNTGAISNFAIQETIVFNNNGNSFNGLNPQLLNGNSSNLGMSFDPEGFVVGYNGNFYISDEYGPSVYEFSPNGSFIRSFLIPENLIPKESNGTPNYLNGRPTIVNGRQDNRGFEGLAMSPDGSKLYAMLQDPLVNEGSPDGRYSGNLRLVEFDTQTGESTAQYIYTLESLAEINDRLDPSSDFSATAQGRNIGISAIAALNDSEFLVLERDNRGFGVEDPTLPSNPLVGSKRVYKISLVGATDVSNISLAGTNNLPVGITPVSKSLFLDVASSLTAAGEIVPEKLEGLTIGPQLANGNYALLLGTDNDFSVTQDSGLTQYNVCTNGTTADDSIPINGSCPTGLDLIPGYLYSYNVSATELGNYVPPQTIPEPLTIFGVGTALSFGTLFKRKQSLKRK; this is encoded by the coding sequence ATGAATTACAGAAACCTGTCTCTTTTACTGGCGACTTCGTTCGCCTTTCTTTTTCCAACTTCAGCCCAAGCCCTAGATTTTGTTAATACTCTTACTATACCAGGAGATACAACAGATTTGTTTCCCCTAAATGGGGGTTCTGGAGGAGCAAATGTTAATCGTTTGGGGATGTTTTCTGATTTGTATTATGATCGCCATCAAAATGTTTACTATGGATTGAGCGATCGCGGGCCAGGAGGAGGCGTAATTCCTTACGAAACCAGAGTGCAAAAATTTACCCTTGATGTTGATTCAAATACGGGAGCTATCAGTAATTTTGCCATTCAAGAGACGATTGTTTTCAACAATAATGGCAATTCTTTTAATGGATTAAATCCTCAATTGCTCAATGGAAATTCGAGTAACTTAGGAATGAGTTTTGATCCCGAAGGCTTTGTCGTGGGTTATAATGGCAATTTTTATATCTCTGATGAATATGGCCCATCTGTCTATGAATTTAGTCCTAATGGATCTTTTATCAGATCTTTTCTTATCCCAGAAAATCTCATTCCTAAAGAAAGTAATGGGACTCCAAACTATCTTAATGGACGGCCTACTATTGTAAACGGTCGTCAAGATAATCGAGGGTTTGAAGGGTTGGCCATGAGTCCTGATGGGTCTAAATTATACGCTATGTTACAAGACCCCTTAGTTAATGAAGGCTCTCCAGATGGTCGCTACAGTGGGAATTTAAGACTGGTAGAGTTCGATACACAAACCGGTGAAAGTACAGCCCAATATATCTATACACTAGAAAGCCTAGCTGAAATCAACGATCGCCTTGACCCTAGCAGTGATTTTTCAGCCACTGCACAAGGTCGCAATATCGGTATTAGTGCGATCGCTGCCCTTAATGACTCTGAATTCTTAGTTTTAGAGCGAGATAATCGGGGTTTTGGGGTTGAAGACCCTACTTTGCCGAGTAATCCTCTTGTTGGTAGCAAACGAGTCTATAAAATTAGTCTTGTTGGTGCAACGGATGTGAGCAATATTAGTTTAGCGGGAACTAATAATTTACCAGTTGGAATTACTCCGGTTAGTAAATCTTTATTTCTTGACGTTGCTTCCTCTTTAACAGCAGCAGGAGAAATTGTTCCTGAAAAGTTAGAAGGGTTAACGATCGGGCCTCAATTAGCTAATGGAAATTATGCTCTATTACTGGGGACTGATAATGACTTCAGCGTGACTCAAGACAGTGGTCTTACTCAGTATAATGTTTGCACCAATGGAACAACTGCTGACGATAGTATTCCTATTAATGGAAGTTGTCCGACAGGACTAGATTTAATTCCTGGATATCTCTATTCATATAACGTCAGTGCCACTGAGTTAGGAAACTATGTACCGCCTCAAACTATCCCCGAACCTTTAACTATTTTCGGTGTAGGAACTGCCCTGAGCTTTGGGACTTTGTTCAAACGAAAACAATCTTTAAAAAGGAAATAA